One stretch of Arachis duranensis cultivar V14167 chromosome 1, aradu.V14167.gnm2.J7QH, whole genome shotgun sequence DNA includes these proteins:
- the LOC107494431 gene encoding uncharacterized protein LOC107494431 → MNHDRPMTLAAFLKVNPPKFKGTTVATEADNWFRGIERSLRAQHVLEEQYVEFATYMLEGDAQHWWQGIQHFSKVCQGNLADFKQWKCLKFEGGLCEDLLNSVVPLEIRNFAELVNKSQLVEDCAKKIAAARMNRPGSSFQNYNRYTAPQGRNFKQGAMPSRRYNQTRNVHARPIGGNGGRMRQDMGKRPQQAQMRPVCRQCGKEHGSRPCQLTGIICFSCGQPGHMVKDCPKKPVQGIDRLRQQGRVFAMTADDAMKSGSLIQGQCYVKSRLLTVLCDSGASHSFISETVAHELGLDFTMLDYNLIVRTPTSQNALTSQVCQQVPFVIEARTFIHDLLCLPLCGLDIILGLDWLSKHHVFLDCFKRIAIFPSSEMHAELVESCTFYLNSLRVISSNSGLEGYVLLSASSETNEQDLEQIRVVKEFPDVFPDDIPEFPPQREIEFSIDLVPRARLISIAPYRMSPLELAELKKQLDELLEKKFIRPSVSPWGAPVLLVKKKDGGMRLCVDYR, encoded by the coding sequence ATGAATCATGATAGGCCTATGACATTAGCTGCTTTCTTGAAAGTTAATCCACCGAAGTTCAAGGGTACGACTGTAGCAACTGAAGCTGATAATTGGTTCCGAGGCATAGAAAGGTCCTTGAGGGCACAGCATGTCCTGGAAGAACAGTATGTAGAATTTGCTACTTATATGTTGGAAGGGGATGCTCAGCACTGGTGGCAGGGCATTCAACATTTTTCCAAGGTTTGTCAAGGGAATCTAGCAGATTTCAAACAGTGGAAGTGTTTAAAATTTGAAGGAGGACTCTGTGAAGATTTGTTGAACTCAGTGGTTCCATTGGAAATACGAAATTTTGCAGAGTTGGTTAATAAGAGTCAGCTAGTAGAGGACTGTGCTAAGAAGATAGCTGCAGCTCGGATGAATCGCCCAGGATCTTCTTTTCAGAATTATAATCGGTATACAGCTCCTCAAGGAAGGAATTTTAAGCAGGGAGCAATGCCTTCACGAAGGTACAATCAGACTAGAAATGTTCATGCACGTCCTATAGGAGGGAATGGAGGAAGAATGAGACAGGATATGGGTAAGCGACCTCAGCAGGCGCAGATGCGACCAGTATGTAGGCAGTGTGGAAAGGAGCATGGAAGTAGACCTTGTCAGCTTACAGGCATTATCTGTTTTTCTTGTGGTCAACCTGGACATATGGTTAAGGACTGTCCGAAGAAGCCGGTACAAGGAATAGATAGGCTGCGACAGCAAGGACGTGTGTTTGCTATGACTGCTGATGATGCAATGAAATCAGGCTCCCTAATCCAAGGTCAGTGTTATGTCAAATCTCGACTCTTAACTGTACTGTGTGACTCTGGTGCATCACATTCATTTATTTCTGAGACTGTTGCGCATGAGTTGGGATTAGATTTCACCATGTTAGATTATAATCTAATTGTTCGTACACCCACATCTCAAAATGCCTTGACTAGTCAAGTATGTCAACAGGTGCCTTTTGTTATTGAGGCTAGGACTTTTATACATGACCTGCTTTGTTTGCCTTTGTGTGGTTTAGATATTATCTTAGGTCTAGATTGGTTGTCTAAGCATCATGTTTTCCTTGATTGTTTTAAACgaattgctatatttccatCATCTGAAATGCACGCTGAACTAGTTGAGTCTTGTACTTTCTATTTGAATTCCCTaagagttatttctagtaatagTGGGTTAGAGGGTTACGTTCTACTATCGGCTAGCTCAGAAACTAATGAACAAGACTTGGAGCAAATCCGAGTGGTGAAGGAGTTTCCTGATGTTTTTCCGGATGATATACCTGAGTTTCCACCTCAAAGAGAGATAGAGTTTAGTATTGATCTGGTTCCTAGAGCCAGACTAATTTCTATAGCACCGTATCGGATGTCACCGTTGGAACTAGCAGAGTTAAAGAAGCAGTTGGATGAATTGCTGGAGAAGAAGTTTATTCGTCCGAGTGTATCACCATGGGGAGCTCCAGTGTTActagtaaagaagaaggatggtggAATGAGGTTATGTGTGGATTATCGGTAA
- the LOC107494453 gene encoding uncharacterized protein LOC107494453: MAPYEAFYGRKCQSPLCWYDKEEGRILGLDLVQETTERSKHIREKIQIAQSRQKSYADIRHRPLEFNEGDHIFLRMTPTTRIGRALRTKKLNLRYLGPFQILKRVGPVAYQVALPPYLSNLHDVFHVSQLKKYNPDESHVLQPEIVQLRADLTYQTLPVRIVERSDKQLRGKTVSLVKVAWGQTGTEEYTWELEDKMRTDYPFLFSGN, encoded by the coding sequence ATGGCACCATATGAGGCCTTCTACGGAAGAAAGTGTCAATCACCATTATGCTGGTATGACAAGGAGGAAGGCAGGATTTTGGGGCTAGACTTGGTACAAGAAACTACTGAACGGAGTAAGCACATTCGAGAGAAGATTCAAATTGCCCAAAGTCGACAAAAGAGCTATGCAGATATTAGGCATAGGCCCTTAGAATTTAACGAAGGTGACCATATTTTCTTAAGAATGACACCTACAACTAGAATAGGTAGAGCTCTTAGGACTAAGAAATTGAATCTAAGATACTTAGGTccttttcaaattcttaaaaGAGTCGGTCCAGTAGCATACCAAGTAGCTCTCCCTCCTTATTTGTCAAAccttcatgatgtttttcatgtttCACAACTCAAAAAGTATAATCCCGACGAAAGCCACGTTTTACAACCAGAGATAGTACAGCTGCGAGCCGACTTGACATATCAAACCCTACCAGTCAGGATTGTGGAACGAAGTGACAAACAGCTTAGAGGCAAGACAGTATCATTGGTTAAGGTAGCATGGGGACAAACTGGGACTGAAGAGTACACATGGGAGCTAGAAGACAAGATGAGAACAGACTACCCGTTTCTCTTTTCAGGTAATTga